One Streptomyces umbrinus genomic window, TTGACAGGTGACGAAAGCCGCTGCGATCATCATCACCTGTTTCGCAGGTGACGCGAGCGAGTCGGGTGACGCCGCCTTCGCCACGATCGGACCCGGACCGAACTCAGGAGGACGAGATGACGCATCAGGAGAACGTTCCGGACGCCGCCCAGGCCGCACGCCGTACGCGATTCGGCACGTTGCCGGAGCGCATCGGCCTGGCGGACATGGTCGAGGAGAGGCCGGCGACCGTGCCCGACCCGGCGAGGGACACGTACAACTCCGACGAGTGGCTCGTCCGTACGTGCCTGTGAGTCCGGTCGACCGGACGGCGGGCCTCGACGGCGGCGACGTAGGCTTGCTCATACCTTCGAGGGGAACCGGATCATGACCACACCGCGGGACCTGTTGATCGTTGCCATGGATGTGGAGTCCGGCCGCCCTGCGGACCGCGGCAGCCTGTCCCTGGCGCTCGCCGGGGCCGAGGTCATCGACCTCCTCGGTGCCCGAGCGGTCGAGCTGGACGGCGATCGCATCGTCCCCGGCGGCCGGCCCTCCCTGGACGACCCCCTGCTGCGCGAGGCCGAGTCGGCGCTGACCCGCCAGGAGCCGTACGAGTCGGTCGAGGACTGGCTGTGGCGCCGAGGCCGTGACTTGTCCTCGGTGTATCTGGCCGCGTTCGAGACCGAGGGCCGGCTCACCCGGCAGCGCCGCCGCCTGATGTCCTTCCGGGCCGGTGACGTGGCACTCGTCGATTCCCCGGCCCGCCGCGGAGCGGTCGACCGCTGGGAATCCCACGAGCCCGTGCTGGTCGCCCTCGTGACGGCTGCCGCGCTGCACGGCGAGCCTCTCGACGAGGACGCCGAGGAATCCCCGAAGCCTCCCGACGTCCCGGACATCACTGACGACGCGGTGGCGACGGTACTGGCCGCGGTCAACGACGCGGTGATGGAACTGGAGGCCGTGCGCCAGCGCCGATCCATCGAGGACGCGGCCTTCGACAACATCTGGCGCGGATTCTGACCCGAACCCGCGCCGGAACACCGACGGGTGACCGGATCCCACGGGTGATTGGCCCGCGGGGTAAATAGTCGATCGGTCGTATATTGGTCGTATGGGACGGACCAGCAACGCCAGGGAGAAGATCCTCACCGCCGCGCAGTCACTCATCGGGCAGCGAGGCTACTCGGCCCTCGGCACCGCCGAGATCTGCAAGGTCGCGGGCGTGCCGAAGGGCAGCTTCTACTACTTCTTCGAGACCAAGGAAGCGCTCGCCCTGGCTGTTCTCGACGAGCGCTGGGAGACCCAGCGCGGTGACTGGAGCCGCATCCTGCGCGGCGACGGTGAACCGCTCCAGCGGCTGCGCCGGCTGTTCGAGGAGACCGAGGCGGGCCAGCGCGCCGGACAGCAGAGCTGCGGCACGGTCTCAGGGTGCCTGTTCGGGAATCTGACCCTGGAACTGAGCAACCAGACCGAGGCCGTTCGTTCGCGCCTGCAAGGAATCTTCGACGCGCAGGTCGGCATGGTCGAGGAGGTCGTCGCCGAGGCCGCGGAGCGGAGAGAGATCGCCGTCGGCGACCACCGCGAGGCCGCCCGGTCCGTCGTCGCGCAACTCGAGGGCCAGGTGCTCTTCGCCAAGCTCTACAACGACCCCGAGCGCCTCGACGTCCTCTGGAGGAACTGCCTCGCCATCCTCGGGGCCCGGCTGCCGGCGTAGGCCGCGGATGCTTACCGTGGCTCGGGAACCTTGAGATCCCCGTGCGTCAGTGCGCTGCGGTTGTCTGCGCCTGCTTCTTGCGAGCCCGGTAGGCCGCGGCCTTGACCTTGTTTCCGCACGACTCCATGCCGCACCACTGCCGGCGCACACCGCGCGACCGGTCGATGTAGACGCGGGTGCATTCGGGATTGCCGCATTCCTTCAGCAGCGGAACGTCGGGTCCGCTGAGGACTTCGACGGCCTGGCGTGCCACGGTGGCCAGTGCCTCTTCGGGCGTCGCGGCCGTCCATCGCCCCGTCGCGGTGAGCTGAGGCGTCGCCGAGGGCCTGCGGGCCGCGCCGTTCACCGCGGCGAGCGCCTCCTCGTCGTAGGCCGCGCCGAACCGCCGGGCGGTGATCAGGTCGTAGACGGCCTCCCGGACGACGATCGCCTGCTCGACGTCGGCCTCCCGGCTGGGGGATACGGCGTCGACGACTCCGGACTCGACGTACCAGGCGTCCAGCCGGTCCGGCGACACGAGCGTCTCGAACCGGAGCGTGCGGCGCGCGCGGAGCGTGGCCGCGAAGTCGAGCGCGGGGTTCCCGCAGAAGAAGGCATGATCCAGATTCACGTCACCATCCTGACGGGTGACATCAGGGCATGCAAGGGTCATCACCGGTCAGGCTGGTGACGGCTGGGGTGGCTACTCCTTCGGCTTCTTCGGGATCTGCTGCTCGAACCAGACGACCTTGCCCGTGCTGAGCCTCGTCGCTCCCCAGCGTTGCGCGAGCTGATCCACGAGGAAGAGGCCTCGGCCGCCCTCGTCGCCCGGCTGGGCCTGCCGCATCCGGGGCACCTGGGAGGAGTCGTCGGTCACCTCGCAGCGGAGGATGTCGGTGCGCAGCAGCCGTAGTGCGATGGGCCGTGAGGCGAAACGGACGGCGTTCGTCACGACCTCGCTGACCATGAGTTCCGTCGAGTCGAGCATGGATTCCAGGTCCCAGCGGCGAAGTGCCCTGCGGGTCAGGCGGCGGGCCTGTCCGGCGGTCAGCGGGTGGGGGTCCAGGTGCCAGTACCCCACGCTGTCCGGGGGGAAGCCCTCGAACCGGGCGGTGAGCAAAGCGATGTCGTCGTCCCGGGAGCCGGGGACCATGACGCCCAGGATGTGGTCGCAGAGCAGTTCGAGCGAGGGGGCGGAGTGTCCGCTCGCCACGGTTCGGAGGCTGGTGCGCAGGGCCTCGACGCCTGTTCCCACGTCCGTCTCGCGCGATTCGACGAGGCCGTCGGTGTAGAGCAGCAGGGTCGCTCCGGTGGGGGCGTGCATCTCCACGGACTCGAAGTCGACCCCGCCGACACCGATGGGGGCGGCCGGTGGGACGCGGAGCACCTCGCCGTGGCCGTCCGGGTGCAGGAGCACCGCGGGCGGGTGGCCGGCGTTCGCGATGAGCAGCCGGTGCGAGATCGGGTCGTAGATCGCGTAGAGGCAGGTCGCGATGTGGTCGCTGCCGAGGCGCTGGGCCTGCTCGTCCAGGTGGTGCAGGACCTCGTCCGGAGGCAGGTCGAGCCCGGCGAGGGTCTGCACGATGGTGCGCAGCTGGCCCATGATCGCGGCGGAGGTCATGGAATGCCCCATGACGTCTCCGACGATCAGCGCGACGCGGTTGCCGGGCAGCGGGATCGCGTCGTACCAGTCGCCCCCGACCTGGGCGGTCTTCGAGGCGGGCAGATAGCGGCTGGCCAGCCGGATCCCGGTGGGCTCGGGCAGTGACGACGGCAGCATGGTGTGCTGCAGCGTGTCCGCGACGGAGGCCTCATGCCCGTACATCACCGCCTTCTGTACGCCGATGGCGGTGTGCGTCGCGAGCTGTGAGGCGACGAGCAGGTCGTCGCGGGTGAAGGGGGTCCGGTCGGGCCGGCGCAGGAGGACGACCGTTCCCATGACGTGCCTGCGGCCGTGCAGCGGGGCGATGATCAGCCGGCGCCCCGGCGGAATCGCCTCCGGCACACTCGCCAGTGGTCCGAGCAGTTCGGCAACCGCGGGTGCGATCCCGGGCGCGTCACCGAAGGCGGGCCGTCCGGCCAGCAGCAGTTTCGAGAGCCGTCCGGCGACGTCCGGCCGTACGAGCTCGGCGATGTCCGAGTGCAGGGGATGGGTCTTGAACAGCGGCGATCGGGAGGCCTGGGGAGCCTGCGGCTTCCTGCTGACGCTGTGCAGCTGAAGGACGACGGGTGCAGCCGACTTCTCGTCCCCGACGGGGAGCGGATCGTGCAGATGGACGATGATCGCGTCGGCGAAGGAGGGGACGGCAGCCCGGCGCAGCTCGCGGAGCGTCTCGTCCAGGTCCATCCCGCGGGCGATCCGTCGGGTCGCCACGTCCAGGTACTGGAGCCTGTCGGTCTGCTCTCCTCCCCTGTCAGGACCTGGTTCCGGAGGGCTGCCCGGCACCGGGTCCTGGGACTGGGAGCCCCCGCCCTCCGCACGGCGGCCGTGCGGAGGGGACGGCTGAGGGGTCCGGGTGACCCGCGGGCCCTGTGGGGTGGGGTGCTCCGTCACGCGTTTCGTCCCGTCGGTGCGCCGCGGTCCGCGGTGAAGGGTCGTGCCTGTTCAGTCGAGCCGTCGGCAGCAGAGGAAGACCTGCTCCTCGGGCGGGACGTCGGCGACCGCCGGGGCATAGGTGTAAGCGGTCTCCTTGACGATCTCGAAGCCACCGGCCTCGATGACCTTGTGCAGGTCCTCCAGTACGTATCCGGAAACCCGGATCGTGTTGCCGAGGAACGGGATCGCGTAGTTGTCCACATCGGCCTCCACCATCGAGAGGACGAACAGGCCACTGGGAACCAGCAGGTGGCGGACCGTCTGCAGCGCGAGGGGTATCTCCACGCGGGGCAGCATCAGCAAGGAGAAGAAGGCCGCGACGGCGTCGAAACGGCCGAGGTCCTGCGGGCCGCCGGGGCGCAGGTCGGCGATGTCCAGCTGGTGGAACGTCGCCGCGGGAACGTACCCCCGGGCGAGCTGCACCATCCTGCGCGACAGGTCGACGCCCACCACCTCGAATCCGGCGTCCGTCATCTGGCGCGTGGTCGGCACTCCGGTGCCGCAGCCGAGGTCGAGCACGCGGGAACCCGCCGGCAGCGAGTCGATCAGCCATTCTCCGGCGGAGAGCTGGCCCTCCTTGTGCGGGAAGGCCTCGTCATAACGGTCGCCGATGGCGTCAAAGGCTTCGGCCTGACCGCTGCGGTCAAACCGAATGCTCTCGTAGCCGGCCTCATTGCTCATCTTGGTCACGAAAGTAACCTTTCGTAGCTGATGTTGAATTATTCCACAATCACATGATCGGCGGTCGTGGGTGGCCCAGGTGCTCACGGGCCCCGAGGCGCACCGCCCCTGATTGTGCCCGGGTCTTGCCCGGTCGGCAGAAACACGTCACACTGATACCGAACGAATGGTCGGTTGGGAAGCTGGTATCGATGACGACGACACACTCCGCCGAGGTGCCGCTCCAGGAGTTGCAGCAGCAGTTCGACGCGACGATCGCGCGGGACCAGCGGGTCGAGCCGCGCGACTGGATGCCGGACGGCTACCGCAAGACGCTCGTGCGGCAGATCGCGCAGCACGCGCACTCGGAGATCATCGGCATGCAGCCGGAGGGCGAGTGGATCACGCGCGCGCCCTCGCTGCGCCGCAAGGCCATCCTGTTCGCGAAGGTCCAGGACGAGGCAGGCCACGGGCTGTATCTGTACTCGGCGGCGGAGACCCTGGGTGCCGACCGCGCGGACCTGACCGAGCGGCTCATCGAAGGGCGCCAGAAGTACTCGTCGATCTTCAACTACCCCACACCGACCTTCGCCGACGTCGGCGTCATCGGCTGGTTCGTGGACGGCGCCGCGATCTGCAACCAGGTTCCGCTGTGCAGGAGTTCCTACGGGCCCTATGCGCGCGCGATGGTGCGGATCTGCAAGGAGGAGTCGTTCCACCAGCGGCAGGGCTACGAGCTGCTGATGACGATGATGCGCGGCACCGAGGCCCAGAAGGCCATGGTCCAGGACTCGGTGAACCGCTGGTGGTGGCCGTCGCTCATGATGTTCGGCCCGCCCGACGGCGACTCGCCCAACTCGGCGGCTTCGATGGCCTGGAAGATCAAGCGCCACAGCAACGACGAACTGCGTCAGCGGTTCGTCGACATGACCGTCCCGCAGGCCGAGAAGCTCGGCGTCACGCTGCCGGACCCGGGCCTGCGCTGGAACGAGGAGCGCGCCAGCCACGACTTCGGCACCCCCGACTGGGCGGAGCTGAAGCAGGTGATCTCCGGCGGCGGGCCGTGCAACGCCCAGCGGGTGGAGCGGCGCCGCAGCGCCCATGAGGAGGGCGCCTGGGTGCGGGAGGCGGCCACGGCCCACGCGGCCAAGCAGGCGGCACGCGCGCGCGAAGGAGCGACGGCATGAGTGACATCACCCCGGGCCCCACTCAGGGCACCGGCAAGGGCGACTGGCCGCTGTACGAGGTGTTCGTGCGCGGCAAGCGCGGGCTGAACCACGTCCATGTGGGCTCGCTGCACGCAGCCGACGACGCCATGGCGCTGACCCACGCCCGCGACCTGTACACCCGGCGCAACGAGGGCGTCTCGATCTGGGTGGTGCGCTCGGAGCACATCGCGGCGTCCACGCGCGACGAGAAGGACCCCTTCTTCGCGCCCAGCGCCGACAAGGTCTACCGCCACCCGACCTTCTACGACATCCCCGACGACGTCCCGCACATCTGAGGAGCAGGGCATGAGTGACGACCACGTCTACATGACCCTCGCCGAGGGACACGAGGACGACGCCCGCTGGGCGTACGGCACCGGCTTCGAGGACCCGCTGCACGGCGTGGACACCACCGTGCCCGAGGGTGTCGACGCGGGCCGGCTGGCCGCGGACTGCGTGGCACTCGCCGACGACGCGCTGGTCTCCGCACAGCGGCTGGCCGAGTGGACCACCCGCGCCCCGGAGTTGGAGGAGGAGGTCGCGCTGGCCAACATCGGCCTCGACCTCCTCGGCCAGGCCCGCCTGCTGTACGCACGCGCCGGGCAGGTCGACGGCACCGGGCGCGACGAGGACGCGTACGCCTACTTCCGGGACGCGGAGGACTTCGGGAACGTCCGCCTGGCCGAACTCCCGTGCGGGGACTTCGCGTTCTCGATCGTGCGGCTGCTGGTCCT contains:
- the paaC gene encoding 1,2-phenylacetyl-CoA epoxidase subunit PaaC is translated as MSDDHVYMTLAEGHEDDARWAYGTGFEDPLHGVDTTVPEGVDAGRLAADCVALADDALVSAQRLAEWTTRAPELEEEVALANIGLDLLGQARLLYARAGQVDGTGRDEDAYAYFRDAEDFGNVRLAELPCGDFAFSIVRLLVLSSWRLAHFEQLSAHPDPVLAAIAAKGVKELTYHRQYAAEWAVRLGDGTDESRRRTRRAMEQVAPYFGELFTAYDVRDEVVAVLRQVTEAAGLPMPVYRPLPGAGRAGEHTEHLAPLLAELQSVARAHPGATW
- the paaB gene encoding 1,2-phenylacetyl-CoA epoxidase subunit PaaB, which translates into the protein MSDITPGPTQGTGKGDWPLYEVFVRGKRGLNHVHVGSLHAADDAMALTHARDLYTRRNEGVSIWVVRSEHIAASTRDEKDPFFAPSADKVYRHPTFYDIPDDVPHI
- a CDS encoding TetR/AcrR family transcriptional regulator, with translation MGRTSNAREKILTAAQSLIGQRGYSALGTAEICKVAGVPKGSFYYFFETKEALALAVLDERWETQRGDWSRILRGDGEPLQRLRRLFEETEAGQRAGQQSCGTVSGCLFGNLTLELSNQTEAVRSRLQGIFDAQVGMVEEVVAEAAERREIAVGDHREAARSVVAQLEGQVLFAKLYNDPERLDVLWRNCLAILGARLPA
- a CDS encoding class I SAM-dependent DNA methyltransferase, with product MSNEAGYESIRFDRSGQAEAFDAIGDRYDEAFPHKEGQLSAGEWLIDSLPAGSRVLDLGCGTGVPTTRQMTDAGFEVVGVDLSRRMVQLARGYVPAATFHQLDIADLRPGGPQDLGRFDAVAAFFSLLMLPRVEIPLALQTVRHLLVPSGLFVLSMVEADVDNYAIPFLGNTIRVSGYVLEDLHKVIEAGGFEIVKETAYTYAPAVADVPPEEQVFLCCRRLD
- the paaA gene encoding 1,2-phenylacetyl-CoA epoxidase subunit PaaA, translated to MTTTHSAEVPLQELQQQFDATIARDQRVEPRDWMPDGYRKTLVRQIAQHAHSEIIGMQPEGEWITRAPSLRRKAILFAKVQDEAGHGLYLYSAAETLGADRADLTERLIEGRQKYSSIFNYPTPTFADVGVIGWFVDGAAICNQVPLCRSSYGPYARAMVRICKEESFHQRQGYELLMTMMRGTEAQKAMVQDSVNRWWWPSLMMFGPPDGDSPNSAASMAWKIKRHSNDELRQRFVDMTVPQAEKLGVTLPDPGLRWNEERASHDFGTPDWAELKQVISGGGPCNAQRVERRRSAHEEGAWVREAATAHAAKQAARAREGATA
- a CDS encoding SpoIIE family protein phosphatase, translated to MDLDETLRELRRAAVPSFADAIIVHLHDPLPVGDEKSAAPVVLQLHSVSRKPQAPQASRSPLFKTHPLHSDIAELVRPDVAGRLSKLLLAGRPAFGDAPGIAPAVAELLGPLASVPEAIPPGRRLIIAPLHGRRHVMGTVVLLRRPDRTPFTRDDLLVASQLATHTAIGVQKAVMYGHEASVADTLQHTMLPSSLPEPTGIRLASRYLPASKTAQVGGDWYDAIPLPGNRVALIVGDVMGHSMTSAAIMGQLRTIVQTLAGLDLPPDEVLHHLDEQAQRLGSDHIATCLYAIYDPISHRLLIANAGHPPAVLLHPDGHGEVLRVPPAAPIGVGGVDFESVEMHAPTGATLLLYTDGLVESRETDVGTGVEALRTSLRTVASGHSAPSLELLCDHILGVMVPGSRDDDIALLTARFEGFPPDSVGYWHLDPHPLTAGQARRLTRRALRRWDLESMLDSTELMVSEVVTNAVRFASRPIALRLLRTDILRCEVTDDSSQVPRMRQAQPGDEGGRGLFLVDQLAQRWGATRLSTGKVVWFEQQIPKKPKE
- a CDS encoding CGNR zinc finger domain-containing protein, giving the protein MNLDHAFFCGNPALDFAATLRARRTLRFETLVSPDRLDAWYVESGVVDAVSPSREADVEQAIVVREAVYDLITARRFGAAYDEEALAAVNGAARRPSATPQLTATGRWTAATPEEALATVARQAVEVLSGPDVPLLKECGNPECTRVYIDRSRGVRRQWCGMESCGNKVKAAAYRARKKQAQTTAAH
- a CDS encoding GOLPH3/VPS74 family protein, translated to MTTPRDLLIVAMDVESGRPADRGSLSLALAGAEVIDLLGARAVELDGDRIVPGGRPSLDDPLLREAESALTRQEPYESVEDWLWRRGRDLSSVYLAAFETEGRLTRQRRRLMSFRAGDVALVDSPARRGAVDRWESHEPVLVALVTAAALHGEPLDEDAEESPKPPDVPDITDDAVATVLAAVNDAVMELEAVRQRRSIEDAAFDNIWRGF